GCTGCCGCTGGCCGCCGGACACGTTCGTGCCGCCCTGCGCGATCGGCGCGTTCAGTCCTTCCGGCATCGCCTCGACGAAGTCCTTGCCCTGGGCAATCTCCAGTGCCTCCCAGAGCTCGTCGTCGGTCGCGTCCGGGTTGCCGTACCGCAGGTTGCTGGCGATCGTCCCGGAGAACAGGTACGGGCGTTGCGGGACCAGACCGATCCGCTCCCACAGTGCCTCGGGCTCGATCTCCCGTACGTCGATACCGTCGACGAGCACCCGCCCTTCGGTCGCGTCGAACAGCCGCGGCACCAGCGACAGCAACGTCGTCTTGCCGGCGCCCGTACTGCCGATGATCGCGGTCGTCTGACCCGGCGAGGCGACGAGGTTGATGTCGTGCAGCACCGGCTCGGCCGCCCCCGGGTACTTGAACGAGGCGTGCTCGAACACCAGCTGGCCGCGACCGGTGAAGGTCTTGATCGGCGTGACCGGCGGCCGCACCGACGACTCGGTGTCCAGCACCTCGGAGATCCGGTCCGCGCACACCGAGGCCCGCGGCACCATGATCATCACGAACACGCCCATCATCACCGAGAACAGGATCTGGATCAGGTAGCTCAGGAACGCGGTCAGCGCGCCGACCTGCATCGTCCCGTTCTCCACCCGGGAGGCGCCGAACCACAGCACCGCGATGCTCGACACGTTCAGGATCAGCATCACCGTCGGGAACACCAGCGCCATCAGCCGGCCGGCCCGGATCGCGGTGTCGGTCAGGTTCGCGTTGGCCTCGCCGAACCGCTCGACCTCGTGCGGCTCGCGGACGAACGCCCGGACCACCCGGATGCCCGCGATCTGCTCGCGCAGCACCCGGTTCACGCCGTCGATGTTCTTCTGCATCTTCCGGAACTGCGGGACCATGCGGCTCGCGATGAACCCGATACAGATCGCCAGCAGCGGTACGGCGACCGCCACCAGCCAGGACAGGCCGACGTCCTCACGGACCGCCATGATCACGCCGCCGACCATCGTGATCGGCGCGGCGACCAGCATCGTGCAGGTGGTGACGACCAGCATCTGGATCTGGGTGACGTCGTTGGTGCTGCGCGAGATCAGCGTCGGCGCACCGAACTGGTTGACCTCCCGGGCGGAGAACTCGCCGACCCGGTGGAACACCGCGGCGCGTACGTCGCGTCCGAACAGGGCAGCCGTCTTCGCACCGAAGTACACAGCCGTGATCGTGCAGGCGATCTGCACCAGGCTGACGGCGAGCATCCAGCCGCCGGTGCTCATGATGTAGCCGGTGTCGCCCTTGGCGACACCCTCGTCGATGATGTCGGCGTTCAGGCTGGGTAGGTAGAGGGAGGCAATCGTCCCGACCAGTTGCAGGACGACCACCAGGAACAGGTTTCCCGCGTACGGACGCAAGTGCGTACGCAAGACGCGAAGTAACATCAATCATCCCCAGAATCGTGATGGCGGGCACCGTCGAGCGCGAATCCGACGATGTCCTCGGAGGCCGGTGGCTGACCGGTGTGGTGCTTGCGGACACCGTCGAAGGCGAAGTCGACGATCTCCTCGGCGGTCAGCACGTGGCCGCCGGAAATCATTGGGTGGGTGGCCGAGAACGTGAGCAGGCCGATCATCCGGACGATCTCCTCCGGGGGCACCCGGAACTGATCGGCATCCGGCCGGAGCAGGTCGGCGAACGCGGCGTTGGCCAGGTCGTTCTGACGTTTGCGCCGGGCCTCGTCCATCGGTGTCGAGTGCTTGAACTCGGGTGGCCGGCGGATCCGCAGCGCGAAGAGCAGTTTGAACACACCGCGCAGCCGCTTCTGGCCGATCTCGACCGCGACAACGGTTCGCTCCCGCAACGGCAGCGTGCGATCGACCTGCTCGAGGGCCCGGATCAGGTCCGAGGGGTCGAACACGGTCGCCATCGCGGCCTCGATCAGCGCGTCCTTGCTGCCGAACGCACGGAAGATCGTCCCCTCGGCGATCCCCGCCGCCTCGGCGATCTGCTTGGTGCTGACCTCGGTGCCGAACTCCTCCAGCAACGGCATCGCGGCCGCGAGGATGGCAGCGCGCCGTTCCTCGGGGGGCAGTGGGGTTGCTCGTGGGCTCACGGATTCAAAGGTAACTGAGTGAGTACTCACTCACAACTACATTTACCCTTCCGGCGCAGTCCGGTTCCCGACCAGCGCGGACACGCCGTCCAGCAGCCTTTCCAGACCGTACTCGAACGCGTGTTCGGCATCATAAGGGGCATCGAACTCATTCCCGACGGCCGTCCCGACGCGGGACGAGAGCGGGAACTTCTCCAGGTCGCTGATCTGATCCAGGTGCGGTACGTGAGCCAGCCACCATTCCTTGTCCGTCATCCCGGACCGCTGGATCACCTGGCGCGCCTCCACCGCCGTACGGACGGCGCCGTGCACGTAGCCGTTGACGAGAGCCACGGTCGCGTCCATCTCGAGATCGGTGAGCCCGATCCCCTCGACCGCGGTCAGCTCCCACTCGTACTTCGCCATTACGTTCGGCCCGAGCGGCGGCCGGTTGATCGCGACCTGGAGCAACCACGGGTGCCGCAGATACAGCTCCTGGTTCTCCCGAGCAACCTCGTCGAGCGCTGCCCGCCAGTCCCCCGGTACGACGCGACGCGGCAGCTCGCCGTACACGGTGTCGAGCATGACGTCGAGCAACTCTCCCTTGCCCGGGAAGTAGCGGTACAGCGTCATCGCGCCGACGCCGAGCTCGTCGGCGACCCGGCGCATCGACATCGCGCCCAGACCTTCGGCGTCCGCGATCTTCAGGGCGACCGCGACGATCCCGTCGACGGTCAGCGCCGGCTTCGGCCCGCGGGTCGGCGTGGGACGGCGGCGCCACAGCAGCTCGAGACTCTTCGCGGGGTCACCGCTGCCGCTGTGTTCCTGATTCATGTGCGCGTTTCCTTCTCACCGGCTATTCTTCGTACAGTGTACGCAGTTGACCTCAAGTCCCGTCGAGGTTCTAGCGTGAGGTTTTGTCGGTGGTGTGCGGAATCATCGACCGTCCCAGCCGATCGATTCAGCGGAGCACAGCCGTGAGCATGGAAATGACCGCGTGGAACTCGCTGTACCACGCGATGAACGCCCAGGACGAGAAGAGACCCTTCTCCCGAGCCACCCTGCAACGCATCCTCGCCTTCGCACGGCCGCACCGGCGGTATCTGGTCTCGTTCCTGGTGCTCAGCATCGGTGGTGCGGTGCTTGCGGTCGCCACGCCCGTGCTGGCCGGGCGCGTGGTCGACGCGATCGTCGGCGGCAAGGCCTTCAGCGTCGTACTGCAACTGTCGCTGCTGATCGCGGCCATCGCGGTCGCGGAGGCCGGGCTGGGAATGGTCACCCGCTGGCTGTCCGCGAGCATCGGCGAGGGACTGATCCTCGACCTGCGGACCGCGGTGTTCGACCACATCCAGCGGATGCCGATCGCATTCTTCACCCGCACACGGACCGGCGCACTGGTCTCCCGGCTGAACAATGACGTGATCGGTGCGCAGCGAGCCTTCAGCGACACCCTGTCCGGTGTCGTCAGCAACCTGGTGATGCTGGTGCTGACGCTGGTGGTGATGTTGGGGGTGTCGTGGCAGATCACTCTGCTCGCGCTGGTCATCCTCCCGGTGTTCGTCATCCCCGCGCGCCGGTTCGGGGCCAGACTGGCCGGCCTGCAGCGGGAAGCGGCGGACTACAACGCGACCATGAGCACCCAGATGACCGAGCGGTTCTCGGCGCCGGGCGCGACGCTGGTCAAGCTGTTCGGGCGGCCGGCTCGCGAGTCCCTCGAGTTCGCGGTGCGGGCGCGGCGGGTGCGGGACATCGGCGTGCGCACCGCGATGGTGCAGTGGATCTTCGTCACCTCGCTCACGCTGGTGTCCGCTCTCGCGCTGGCGGTCGTCTACGGGCTGGGCGGGTTCTACGCGTTGCGTGACCAACTCGACACCGGAGCCGTCGTTGCGATGGCTTTGCTGCTCACCCGGTTGTACTCGCCGTTGACCGCGCTCGCGAGTGCGCGGCTCGAGGTGATGACCGCGCTCGTGAGCTTCGAGCGGGTCTTCGAGGTGCTGGACCTGGAGCCGCTGATCAAGGACAAGCCGGACGCGGGACGAGTGCCCGAGGGCCCGGTGACGGTGGAGTTCTCCGGCGTCAGCTTCGCGTACCCATCGGCGGACAAGGTGTCGCTCGCGTCCCTCGAGGAGGTCGCGAAGCTGGACACGCGCGGTGGCGTTGAGGTGCTGCACGACGTCTCGTTCCGTGCCGAGCCGGGGCAGATGGTGGCGCTGGTCGGTTCGTCGGGTGCCGGGAAGTCGACGATCGCGCAGCTGATTCCGCGGTTGTACGACGTGGACTCGGGGACCGTGAAGCTCGCCGGGGTCGACGTACGCGATGTCTCCGCGGAGTCGTTGCGGGAGACGCTGGGGATGGTCACGCAGGACGGGCATCTCTTCCACGACTCGATCCGGGAGAACCTGCTGCTCGCGCGCCCCGAGGCGACGGAGGACGACCTGTGGGACGCACTGGAGCGGGCTCGGCTGGGTGAGCTGATCCGTTCGCTGCCTGATCAGCTCGAGACGGTCGTGGGAGAGCGTGGGTACCGGCTGTCGGGTGGTGAGCGGCAGCGGCTGACGATTGCGCGGTTGCTGCTCGCGCAGCCGCGGGTGGTGATCCTCGACGAGGCGACCGCCGCGCTGGACTCGACGAACGAGGCCGCGGTGCAGGCAGCGCTGACCGAGGCGCTTTCCGGACGTACGGCGGTCGTGATCGCGCACCGGTTGTCGACCATCCGGGCCGCCGATCAGATCCTCGTGATCGAGTCCGGGCAGATCGTCGAACGCGGCACGCATACGAGCCTGCTCGCGGCCGGCGGCAGGTACGAGGAACTGCATCGGACCCAGTTCGACCAGCCCGGCACGGAAGAGGCCGAAACAGTTCCGGTCTGAGTTTCTTGTAGGTGTTCTTGACGAGTGGGAGGTTGTCGGGTTGGTGGGCACGGGGCAGGAGTTGGCTGGGTGTGCGGTGGTTTTCCGGCCGGCCGATCCACCACGCACGAGCCGAGTGGCGTTCTGGGATCCGGACGGCAGTCCACTCCCCCTCGGCGTCGGCGATCAGGTCGACCTGAACCTGGTCGGTACCGGAACGGAGTTGCAGGGCGTCCGCGCCGTCGAGTTGCCGGTCGCGGAGGCGGTTCCGATCCTCGGGCGGATGCGGCGGGCGCCTGGGGCACACCCGTCGGCGGCCTTCTGGGGTGGCGCGTCCCTCGTCGCCCTCCAACTGGTTGCCCGCGGCAAACTCCTCCCCGGTGTCACCGCCGAAGGTCACGACGCGTGGCGGGTCGGCCCGCTCGACCCCGACGACATCACCCGCGTGCTCGAACTCGCTGAAGCAATGCCCGCCTCAGCGCGAGCGCTCCCCCTCACGACCTTGCGGGTTCCTGTTGCTGAGGAGTTGTTGCGGGAGTTTCTGGACGCCGTGGCCGACGGCATGCCGCGCTCCCCCGCCGCAGCGAAGGCGCACCAGACCAACCTGTTCACGGCGACCGCGCCTCAGCGCGCCGACCGTCTGCGGACCTGGGCCGACGAGGTCTCTGCCGGACTCGACACCGGCGTACGAATCTCGCTCCGTATCGAGCTGGCCGACTCGCTCGCCTTCAGCGCCGTGGTCCAACTGCACAGCCTGAAGGACCCCACCCTCGTCAGAGACGCGGACGATGTCTGGTCCGACGACGTCCCCGGCTTCGGCCCGCGAGCACGCATCGACGCCACCCTGGCGATCCGCCGCGCAGCACGCGTCTGGCAACCACTCAGCCGCCTGCTCGACTCCGCCGTACCGGACCGGATGGACCTCGCGGACGAAGAGGTCGCCGAGCTGCTGGCCGGCTTCGCGCAGCGGCTCGCCGCAGCAGGCGTGGACGTGCACTGGCCACGCAGCCTCGGACGGAAGCTCACCGCACGCGCCGCGATCACGTCAGCGGACGGGCCGCCCAGCGATCTCCCAGGCTTCTTCGGCGGCGATCGCACCCTCGACTTCAGCTGGCAGGTGGCACTCGGCGACGACCCGCTGACCGAGGCCGAGCTCGACCAGCTCGCGGAAGCCACCCGGCCGGTCGTCCGGCTCCGGGACCAGTGGATGCTGATCGATCCCGAGCTCGCCCGCAAGGCCCGCGAACGCATCCTCAAACCGGTCACCGCCATCGACGCCCTCGGCGCCGCCCTCACCGGCACCACCGAGATCGACGGCCGGCAGATCACCGTCACACCGACCAAGTGGCTCGACGACCTCCGCGCCAAGATCGCTGACCCGGACCGCGCCGACGAACCGATCGAAGCGCCGGCCGGTCTGCAGGCGACCCTCCGCGACTACCAGCTGCGCGGTCTGCGCTGGCTGTCGCGGATGACGTCGCTCGGTCTCGGCGGCTGTCTCGCCGACGACATGGGCCTCGGCAAAACGATCACGCTCATCTCGCTCCACCTGCACCGCCAGCAGTCCGCCGACACCTCCGGTCCGACCCTGGTCGTCTGCCCGGCCTCGCTGCTCGGCAACTGGGAGCGGGAGGTGCAGCGCTTCGCTCCGGGCACACCGGTACGGCGCTTCCACGGCACGTCCCGTTCGCTCGACGACGCGCGGGAAGGCTTCGTGCTGACGACGTACGGGACGCTGCGGCGTGACGCCGTACGGCTGGCCGAGCATCCGTGGGCGCTCGTGGTGGCCGATGAGGCGCAGCATGTGAAGAACCCGTCGTCCGGTACGGCGAAGGCGCTGCGGACGGTGCCGGCCCAGGCGCGGGTGGCCTTGACCGGTACACCGGTGGAGAACAACCTGTCCGAGCTGTGGGCGATCCTCGACTGGACGACGCCCGGGCTGCTCGGCCGGCTCGGATCGTTCCGCAACCAGTGGGCGCAGCCGATCGAGGCCGACAAGGACGAGGAGGTCGCGGCGCGGCTCGCGAAGCTCGTCAAACCGTTCCTGCTCCGGCGGAAGAAGTCCGATCCCGGGATCGCACCCGAGCTGCCGCCGAAGACCGAGACAGACCAGGCGGTATCACTCACCCGCGAGCAGGTCGTGTTGTACGAGGCAACGGTTCGCGAGCTGATGGCGGAGGTCCAGGCAAGCGACCGGATGGCGCGGCGCGGACTGATCGTGAAGCTCCTCACCGGCCTGAAGCAGATCTGCAACCACCCCGCGCAGTACTTGAAGGAGCCCGACGACGCGCGGCTGACCGGTCGCTCGGGCAAGCTCGAACTGCTCGACGAACTGCTCGAGACGATCGTCGCCGAGGACGGCGCCGTGCTCGTCTTCACGCAGTACGTCGCGATGGCGCGACTGCTCGAACGACATCTCGCCGACCGCGGCATCCCGACCCAGCTCCTGCACGGCGGCACGCCGGTCGCGCGACGCGAGGAGATGGTCGACCGGTTCCAGGCCGGCGAGGTGCCCGTGTTCCTGCTGTCGCTGAAGGCGGCCGGGACCGGGCTGAACCTGACTCGCGCGGATCACGTCGTACATTTCGACCGCTGGTGGAATCCCGCGGTCGAGGACCAGGCGACCGACCGGGCGTACCGGATCGGGCAGACCCGGCCGGTGCAGGTCCACCGGTTGATTGCCGAAGGCACCATCGAGGACCGGATCGCCGGAATGCTTGCCGCCAAACGCGAGCTGGCCGAGGCCGTGCTGTCCGGCGGCGAGGCGGCACTGACCGAACTCTCCGACGCCGAACTGGCCGACCTCGTCGAGCTGCGGGGAGGTGCGCGATGACCGAGGCGCAAGGCTTCCCGGCCTTCACAGCCCAACACCGCAGCACCCGGGGTCGGTCGTGGTGGGCCCGAGCCTGGGTACAGGCGATGGAAGACACCTCGCTGGACAACGGTCAACTCAAGAAGGGCCGCCGGTACGCGAACTCCGGCCAGGTCGGCACGATCACCGTCAGCCCCGGACGGATCGCGGCCACTGTCTACTCACCCGAGGACACGTACGAGTCCGTGGTCCACGTCGACCAACTGAGCGATGACGACTGGCACCGCTTCCAGGAGCAGGTTGCCTCGCGCGCCGGCCACATCGCGGCGTTGCTCGACGGCGAGATGCCGCACAACCTGGTCGAGGCGGCGTCCGATGCCGGTGTCACGCTGCTGCCGGGCATCGGCGATCTCGATCCGAGCTGCACGTGCGACGCCTGGGAACTCCCCTGCCAGCACGCTGCCGCGCTCTGTTACCAGGTCGCCTGGCTCCTCGACGCCGACCCGTTCGTGCTGCTGCTCCTCCGCGGCCGCTCCCGCGAAGCCCTGCTCGACGAACTGCAGACCACCGCGGCCCAGCCCGCCGAGGCCGGCGTCGACATCGCCGACGTACTGGCCGGCACGCCCGGCGATCTGCCCGAGCCGCCGGAGCTCCCGGCAAAGGTCGGCCCCGACGAACTCGCGGTTGCTGGAATCGAACCGCCCGGCGACCTCGGGCCGCAGGTGCTCCAGTTGCTCGTGCTCGACGCCGCCCGCCGAGCCCGATCGATCCTGAACGCGCTCCTCCACGGCACCGCCGAACCACAGCCGCTCGACGACTGGCAGGACGCCGTCCGCCTGGCGACGGACTTCCCGCAACTCGTCACGACGCTGACCGAGTCCACCGGACGGAACCTTGCCCCAGGCATCCAAGCCTGGCAGTACGGCGGCGCACCCGGTCTCGACGTACTTGAGCACACCTGGACGCCCGATCCGGCCGAGCTCAACCGGGCCCGCACGGAGCTGCTCGCCGCGGACGACGACCTGACCATCAGCGCGTCGGCGAACCAGTTGACGCTCGGCGCCGACACGCAGCTCCGACTCGACCGGGATGGCCGCTGGCATCCGTACCGGCTCGTTGAGGAGACCTGGATCCCGGCCGGTCCGCCGTCCAGGGATCCGCTCGTCGTCGAGTGGTGAGAGTCAGGACTGGGTGACGGGACGCATGGCGAGGCCCTCGGTGCCCGCCCAGTACGTGACGCGCTGGCCGTCGTCGGCCTCGAAAGAGGTGACAGGCATCTTCACCCTGACCGGCTTCTCCGCCTCGGCCTCGCCGCCGGGGCTGCCGAGGCCGACGGTCATGAACTTCACGGGATAGGTGTCCATCTGGCCGCCGGTGGCGAGCACGCCGGCGTACGCCTTCGCGCCGGGAGCGAGGGTGACTGCCTCGCCGGCGTCGGTCCCCTGCTTGACCGGGGCGTGGCCCTTGGCGTTGCCGAGAGTGACCTCGGGATAGTTCTGTACGTCGCACTTCTTGGCGCTCTTGTTCGTCGCCACGAGCATGAGGTGCCGAACGTCTTCGCCCGGCGCGTCGTAGTTCGTGGCGGTGAAAGACAGGTCGGCCATGGTGCAGAGGTCGACGCTGGCGTCGGCGGTGGGCTTCTTCGACGGCGTAGCAGTCGCTGTCGCTGCTGCCGGTTCCGTCGACTCCACCGGACTCGACGAGGTCGGTGCGGTAGGTGTCGAGCTCGTGGTGCTCTGCTGGTCCGAGGGCTTGCTTCCGTCCGACGCATTGGCTGAGCCGCACGCAGCGGTTGTCAGCAGTGCGGCGACTGCGCCGGCCCCCAGGGCATACCTTCTCCAACTGCCTGCACGCTTGCGGTTCACGTTCACTGAAGACCCCTTGTTCAGCTGACGAATTCAGGGTGATAGACGCGTCGCACTCGGTTAAAGTTGGTCGCGACTTCGGAGATGGAGGAGGTGAGTTGATGACCGCGTCAGCCCGCGCTGCGGCACGCCCGGCAGCGCCATCGGTCATTCAACTCATCCGCTGAACCTCCGAAAGGGACCTCCGTTGTCCATCACCTGGAACACCCGTGTCGAGACTCTGTCCGACCTCGCACCTCTCCGCGACCTGACCCGCGACGCCTTCGGACGGCAGTTCGAGGTCGACTTCCTGGACGCGCTCCGCGCCGACCCGGTCGCCTGGATTCCCGGGCTGTCGTTCGTCGCGACCACGTCCGACGACGAGCCGATCGCCTACGCACTCCTCACGCGTTGTCACGTCGACGACGTACCGGTCCTCTCGCTCGGGCCGGTCGCCGTGCTTCCGGCGTACCAACGGCAAGGCGCCGGCGGGGCCGCCGTACGAGCCGCTTTGGCGACGGCGCGTGACCGGCCCGAGCCTGCGGCGGTCGTCCTCGGCCACGCGGAGTACTACCCGCGGTTCGGTTTCCGGCAGGCCACCGGGTTCGGCATTCACCATCCGCAGTACGACGGGCCGAACCTGATGGCGATTGCTCTCGGCAACCACACGGTCCCGACCGGAACGCTCACCTACCCGGTCACCGGCTGAACGCGGTCCGGCGGTAGTAAAAGGTTCAGACAAACTCGCCGAATCACTTGCGCACGTGCCTTGTATACATGAAACAGTCGACAAGAACCCGCCTACCCAGGAGCTACCGCGATGACTCGTCGACTCGCACTGAACCGTTTCATCTCCGGCACCCGCCGCCGTACCGCGGCTGGGATCGGCGCGGCCGTCGTTGCGGTGGCCCTGGTCGGGACGGCCTGCTCGCCGGTCGAGCCGGCCGGCGGTGACAATCCGACGAGCGGTCAGTCGTCAGCCGGGCAGGACGTGTTCGGCGAGGCGGCCGACGCCGCGCAGGTGAAGCAGGGCGGCACGCTGACGGTCGCGCTGTCCGCCGACCCGGACAAGCTCGACCCGACGCTGTCGCGCAGCCTGTACTCGCGGTACGTCTTCCACACCATGTGCGAGAAGCTGTACGACCTCGGCCCGGACGCGAAGCTGGTCCCGCAGCTCGCGACCGCGCTGCCGACGATCTCGCCCGACGGACTCAGCCTGACGATCCCGCTGAAGGAGGGCGTGAAGTTCGCCGACGGCGGCACGTTCGACTCGAACGCGGTCAAGATCTCGCTGAACCGGGATCTCACGCTGGCCGGCTCGGCGCGCAAGAGCGAGCTCGGCCCGGTCACCTCGATCGAGACGCCGGACCCGAAGACCGTCGTCATCAAGCTCTCGAAGCCGTTCGCCCCGCTGGCCGCCGCGCTGGCCGACCGGGCCGGGATGGTGCTCAGCCCGGCCGCGGTCGCGAAGCTCGGTGCGAACTTCTCCAGCGCGCCGGTCTGCGTCGGCCCGTTCAAGTTCGCCAGCCGGGTCGCGCAGAACTCGATCAAGGTCGTCAAGGACCCGCAGTACTACGACGCCGCCAAGGTGCACCTGGACGCGATCGAGTACCGGATCATCACCGACTCCAGCATCCGCTCGGCGAACCTGAAGTCCGGCGACGCGCAGGTCGCGGACTCGTTGTCGTCGCAGGACGCGCCGACGCTGCAGAAGGACGACAGCGTCAGCGTGCTGCAGTCGCAGTCGCTCGGGTACCAGGGCCTGACCATCAACGTTGGGAACGCCAACGGGGTCGGCAACCCGATGAAGCCGCTCGACACCCCGATCGCGAAGGACCCGAAGGTCCGGCAGGCGCTGGCGCTGGCCATCGACCGGGAAGCGCTCGTGAAGTCGATCTTCAACGGGCTCAACACGGTCGCCTGCTCGCCGATCTCGCCGAAGAGCGAGTTCACCTCCGACGCGGCGCAGGTCTGCCCGGCGCACGATCCCGCGAAGGCCAAGCAGTTGCTGGCCGACGCCGGCGTGACCACGCCGTACAAGGTCGAGATGGTCACGTCGAACAACCCGGACAGTCTGCGGCTCGCGCAGGCGCTGCAGGGGATGGTGAAGGACGCCGGGTTCGACCTGGTCATCAAGCCGGTCGAGTACGCCGCTCTGCTGGACCAGCAGGACCGTGGTGACTTCGAGCTCCTGCAGCTCGGCTGGTCGGGCCGGGTCGACCCGGACGCGAACATCTACAACTTCGTCGGCACCACCGGCAGCCAGAACGTCTCCGGCTACAGCAACCCGGCCCTCGACAAGCTGCTCACCGACGCGCGCCAGTCCACGGACCAGGCCGAGCGCGTGAAGCTCTACGGCCAGGTCACCACCTTGCTGCAGCAGGACGACCCGATCATCTACATGTACCGCCAGCGCAACCTGACCGGCGTCTCCAAGAAGCTCCTCGGCATCCAGGTCTACCCGGACGGCGTGATCCGAACGGCCTTCGCAGGATTCGCGAAGTGAGGCGGTACCTGCTCAATCGGTTGTGGCAGTCCGCGGTGACGCTCGTGCTCGCGACGATCGTGGTGTTCGCCGGGGTGCGGGCGTTGCCGGGCGATCCGGCGCTGGCGCTTGCGGGTGAGGATCGGGATCCGGAGTCGCTGCGGGCGATCCGGCAGCAGTACGGGCTGGACCAGTCGTGGCTCGTGCAGTTCTGGCAGTTCGTGAGTCATGCGGCGCGCGGTGATCTCGGGCAGTCGATCCGGACCGGTACGCCGGTGCGCTCGATGATCGTCAGCGCGCTGCCGGTGACGATCGAGCTGTCGGTGCTGGCGATCCTGATCGCGAGCGTGATCGGGGTCGGGGCCGGGGTGATCGCCGCCGTACGTCGTGGGCGTCCGGCGGAATGGGCCGCGAACGCGCTAGCACTGCTAGGACTGTCGGTGCCGCACTTCTGGCTCGGGCTGATGGCGATCCTGTACCTGTCCGTTGCCCTCGGCCTCTTCCCCGCCTCGGGTTTCGTCCCGTTCTTCACCAACCCGGTGGCGAACCTCCATCACCTGATCCTCCCGGCGCTGATCCTCGGCACCGGCCTCTCCGCCGTGATCATGCGCCAGACCAGGTCGTCGATGCTCGACGCCCTCTCGGCCGACTACATCCGTACGGCGGAAGCCAAGGGCCTCTCGCCCAAGGCCGTCGTCGGAAAGCATGCCCTGCGCAACAGCCTGATCGTGGTCGTGACGATCGTCGGCCTCCAACTGGGCGCGCTGATCTCCGGCGCGGTCGTCACCGAACGGATCTTCGCGCTCCCCGGTTTCGGCAAGCTGACCGTCGACGCCGTCTTCCAGCGCGACTACCCCGTCATCCAGGCGGTCGTCCTGGTGACCGCGACGGCGTACATCGTCATCAACCTGCTGGTCGATCTCCTGTACTCCGTCATCGACCCGCGGATCCGCGTACGAGGTGAGGCGTGATGGCAGTTGCCGAAGCTTTGACGGCGGCCCCGCTCCGCAGCAACCGCCGCCGAGTGGTACGCCGGATCTTGCACAACCCGCTCGCTCTCACCGGGCTAGCAGTGCTAGCGATCGCGGTGA
This Kribbella sp. NBC_00482 DNA region includes the following protein-coding sequences:
- a CDS encoding SWIM zinc finger family protein, which encodes MTEAQGFPAFTAQHRSTRGRSWWARAWVQAMEDTSLDNGQLKKGRRYANSGQVGTITVSPGRIAATVYSPEDTYESVVHVDQLSDDDWHRFQEQVASRAGHIAALLDGEMPHNLVEAASDAGVTLLPGIGDLDPSCTCDAWELPCQHAAALCYQVAWLLDADPFVLLLLRGRSREALLDELQTTAAQPAEAGVDIADVLAGTPGDLPEPPELPAKVGPDELAVAGIEPPGDLGPQVLQLLVLDAARRARSILNALLHGTAEPQPLDDWQDAVRLATDFPQLVTTLTESTGRNLAPGIQAWQYGGAPGLDVLEHTWTPDPAELNRARTELLAADDDLTISASANQLTLGADTQLRLDRDGRWHPYRLVEETWIPAGPPSRDPLVVEW
- a CDS encoding DUF4232 domain-containing protein, which gives rise to MADLSFTATNYDAPGEDVRHLMLVATNKSAKKCDVQNYPEVTLGNAKGHAPVKQGTDAGEAVTLAPGAKAYAGVLATGGQMDTYPVKFMTVGLGSPGGEAEAEKPVRVKMPVTSFEADDGQRVTYWAGTEGLAMRPVTQS
- a CDS encoding GNAT family N-acetyltransferase, which produces MSITWNTRVETLSDLAPLRDLTRDAFGRQFEVDFLDALRADPVAWIPGLSFVATTSDDEPIAYALLTRCHVDDVPVLSLGPVAVLPAYQRQGAGGAAVRAALATARDRPEPAAVVLGHAEYYPRFGFRQATGFGIHHPQYDGPNLMAIALGNHTVPTGTLTYPVTG
- a CDS encoding ABC transporter substrate-binding protein; its protein translation is MTRRLALNRFISGTRRRTAAGIGAAVVAVALVGTACSPVEPAGGDNPTSGQSSAGQDVFGEAADAAQVKQGGTLTVALSADPDKLDPTLSRSLYSRYVFHTMCEKLYDLGPDAKLVPQLATALPTISPDGLSLTIPLKEGVKFADGGTFDSNAVKISLNRDLTLAGSARKSELGPVTSIETPDPKTVVIKLSKPFAPLAAALADRAGMVLSPAAVAKLGANFSSAPVCVGPFKFASRVAQNSIKVVKDPQYYDAAKVHLDAIEYRIITDSSIRSANLKSGDAQVADSLSSQDAPTLQKDDSVSVLQSQSLGYQGLTINVGNANGVGNPMKPLDTPIAKDPKVRQALALAIDREALVKSIFNGLNTVACSPISPKSEFTSDAAQVCPAHDPAKAKQLLADAGVTTPYKVEMVTSNNPDSLRLAQALQGMVKDAGFDLVIKPVEYAALLDQQDRGDFELLQLGWSGRVDPDANIYNFVGTTGSQNVSGYSNPALDKLLTDARQSTDQAERVKLYGQVTTLLQQDDPIIYMYRQRNLTGVSKKLLGIQVYPDGVIRTAFAGFAK
- a CDS encoding ABC transporter permease — translated: MRRYLLNRLWQSAVTLVLATIVVFAGVRALPGDPALALAGEDRDPESLRAIRQQYGLDQSWLVQFWQFVSHAARGDLGQSIRTGTPVRSMIVSALPVTIELSVLAILIASVIGVGAGVIAAVRRGRPAEWAANALALLGLSVPHFWLGLMAILYLSVALGLFPASGFVPFFTNPVANLHHLILPALILGTGLSAVIMRQTRSSMLDALSADYIRTAEAKGLSPKAVVGKHALRNSLIVVVTIVGLQLGALISGAVVTERIFALPGFGKLTVDAVFQRDYPVIQAVVLVTATAYIVINLLVDLLYSVIDPRIRVRGEA